Proteins found in one Paenibacillus borealis genomic segment:
- a CDS encoding FAD-dependent oxidoreductase, which yields MGRTIVIIGGVAGGASAAARLRRLNEQDRIIIVERGEHVSFANCGLPYYIGETIDSRDKLFLQTPAGITARFNIEVRVFTEATGIDREHKLVHCRNVKTGEVDQIPYDIIVLSPGARPVVPPIHGIADAQNLFTLRNIPDTDRIKAYVDISQPEHATIIGAGFIGLEMAENLRQRGLAVTVIDRGGQILNPLDPEMVRPLEEHMRLHGVELRLNEGVEAFEQQGSLLRLTSGEELKTDMVIMAIGVSPENELARSSGLELGIRGAVKVNASLQTSDPAIYAVGDVIEVKDRIQGFDTMVSLAWGANRQGRLAADHINGRESSYSGAMGTAIIKIFDLTAALTGNNEKTLKTLGVAYEAVHIHPNSHAGYYPGAAPIAMKLLFNPQTGVIYGAQAVGSSGVDKRIDVIATAIRGNLKADELADIELSYAPPFSSAKDPVNMAGYVASNIMEGLVRNLQWHEVDDFTRSGGLIIDVRDEVERIAGSISGSINIPLPELRDRLSEIPCNQKIAVSCQVGLRGYIAARMLSQYGYPVKNVDGGYKTYAAMAESEPQNLEKQGTLASSTAPAPASAVVRVKEPKGEQRLILDACGLQCPGPILKIYETIKSMETGQQVEITATDFGFAADIRQWCSKTHNTLESVDVSGGKVKALVRKGVRKADADTLPVQNFQVTEGTTLVVFSGDLDKTIASFIIASGAAAMGKQVTMFFTFWGLNVLRRGKPPKVKKSVLDRMFGMMMPRGTRKLPLSRMNMGGLGSMLIRYTMKRKNVDSLEQLMQGALDAGVKLMACSMSMDIMGIAREELIDGIEIGGVASYLGAAEDSAVNLFV from the coding sequence GTGGGCAGAACTATAGTTATTATTGGCGGAGTAGCAGGAGGAGCATCAGCTGCAGCGCGCTTGAGAAGATTGAATGAGCAAGACCGGATTATTATTGTGGAACGGGGAGAACATGTTTCATTTGCCAACTGTGGACTGCCATATTATATCGGGGAAACCATTGATTCCCGGGATAAGCTGTTTCTGCAGACACCTGCCGGCATAACGGCAAGATTTAATATCGAGGTGAGAGTGTTTACTGAGGCAACAGGAATAGACCGTGAACACAAGTTGGTGCATTGCCGGAATGTAAAGACCGGGGAGGTTGATCAGATTCCATACGACATCATCGTGCTGTCTCCCGGTGCGCGGCCGGTAGTGCCGCCTATTCATGGTATAGCCGATGCACAGAATCTGTTCACACTAAGGAATATTCCTGATACCGACCGTATCAAAGCTTATGTTGATATTTCTCAGCCAGAGCATGCCACGATAATCGGTGCTGGCTTTATCGGACTTGAAATGGCGGAGAATCTGCGGCAGCGGGGTCTTGCAGTAACCGTAATTGACCGGGGAGGGCAAATTCTGAATCCGTTAGATCCGGAAATGGTAAGGCCGCTGGAAGAACATATGCGGCTGCATGGTGTAGAGCTGCGGCTGAACGAGGGTGTAGAGGCTTTTGAACAACAAGGCAGCCTGCTTCGCCTCACTTCCGGTGAAGAGCTAAAGACAGATATGGTGATTATGGCAATTGGAGTCAGCCCTGAGAATGAGCTGGCACGCAGCAGCGGTCTGGAGCTTGGCATCCGGGGAGCCGTTAAAGTGAATGCCTCACTGCAGACCAGTGACCCCGCTATTTATGCCGTCGGGGATGTCATTGAAGTGAAGGACCGCATTCAAGGATTTGATACTATGGTATCCCTGGCTTGGGGAGCGAACCGGCAGGGCCGTCTCGCGGCAGATCATATTAATGGACGCGAGTCTTCTTACAGCGGAGCAATGGGGACGGCGATTATCAAAATCTTTGATTTAACTGCCGCCCTTACCGGAAATAACGAGAAGACGCTTAAGACTCTGGGGGTAGCATACGAAGCTGTGCATATACATCCCAATTCCCATGCCGGATATTATCCCGGTGCTGCTCCGATAGCTATGAAGCTGTTGTTCAATCCGCAGACGGGAGTTATTTATGGAGCACAGGCGGTGGGCAGCAGCGGTGTTGATAAAAGAATTGATGTGATTGCCACAGCAATCCGCGGCAATCTTAAGGCTGACGAGCTGGCCGATATAGAATTGTCTTATGCTCCCCCATTCTCCTCAGCCAAGGACCCCGTAAATATGGCCGGGTATGTTGCTTCCAATATAATGGAGGGACTCGTCCGTAATCTGCAGTGGCATGAGGTGGATGATTTCACACGCAGCGGCGGACTCATTATTGATGTCAGAGATGAAGTAGAGCGGATAGCTGGTTCTATTTCCGGTTCTATAAATATTCCGCTCCCGGAGCTTAGAGACCGGCTCTCCGAAATTCCTTGTAATCAGAAAATTGCCGTGTCCTGCCAGGTAGGGCTAAGAGGATACATTGCCGCGAGAATGTTGAGCCAATACGGTTATCCAGTGAAAAATGTAGATGGCGGATATAAAACCTATGCCGCAATGGCAGAAAGTGAACCGCAAAATTTAGAGAAGCAGGGGACTCTGGCCTCTTCAACAGCTCCCGCTCCGGCCAGTGCTGTAGTTCGCGTGAAAGAACCTAAGGGTGAACAGCGTCTTATACTGGATGCTTGCGGATTGCAATGCCCGGGCCCTATACTTAAAATATACGAAACTATTAAATCGATGGAAACGGGGCAGCAGGTTGAGATTACTGCAACGGATTTTGGTTTTGCTGCTGACATCAGACAGTGGTGCAGCAAGACGCATAATACTCTGGAATCAGTAGATGTATCTGGAGGCAAGGTGAAGGCGCTGGTGCGAAAGGGAGTCAGAAAGGCAGATGCTGATACTCTCCCTGTGCAGAATTTTCAGGTCACTGAAGGCACAACTCTGGTTGTATTCAGCGGTGATCTGGACAAAACCATTGCCTCCTTCATCATTGCTTCAGGCGCCGCCGCGATGGGAAAGCAGGTAACGATGTTTTTTACTTTCTGGGGGCTTAATGTTCTGCGCCGGGGGAAGCCGCCGAAGGTAAAGAAGAGCGTCCTCGACCGGATGTTCGGAATGATGATGCCGCGAGGCACCCGAAAGCTTCCCTTATCAAGAATGAATATGGGCGGGCTGGGCTCTATGCTGATCCGCTATACTATGAAGCGCAAGAATGTGGATTCATTGGAACAGCTGATGCAGGGAGCCCTTGATGCCGGTGTGAAGCTGATGGCTTGCTCGATGAGTATGGACATCATGGGTATTGCCCGGGAAGAATTAATTGACGGGATTGAAATTGGCGGTGTTGCCAGCTATCTTGGTGCCGCGGAGGATTCTGCTGTTAATCTGTTCGTATAG
- a CDS encoding metal-sensitive transcriptional regulator produces MEYDKAIINRLKRIEGQVRGVLGMLEEGKDCREIVTQLTAIRTAVDRTAGAVIGDNLEHCIQEELAKGNSTEQVIKEAVELLVKSR; encoded by the coding sequence ATGGAATATGATAAGGCTATAATCAACAGATTGAAACGAATCGAAGGCCAGGTGCGCGGCGTGCTCGGTATGCTGGAAGAAGGCAAGGATTGCCGGGAGATTGTGACACAGCTGACAGCGATACGAACTGCAGTGGACCGTACTGCTGGTGCGGTGATCGGAGACAACCTGGAACATTGCATCCAGGAAGAACTTGCAAAAGGGAATTCTACTGAGCAAGTAATCAAGGAAGCGGTAGAACTGCTTGTAAAGAGCCGGTAA
- a CDS encoding M42 family metallopeptidase translates to MLNIQPNEEYILTLLKKLLDTPSPSGFTAQVMTLVAEEAAALNIPLSWNEKGGAILTVPGLDPSRTIGISAHVDTLGAMVRSIKPNGSLRLTSVGGFSMQSIENEYCTIHTRSGLTYTGTILSSHPSVHVYADARDFKRVEENMEIRIDEMVSTKDDVLKLGIAVGDFISFDARAVLTPSGYVKSRHLDDKASVAAIFGLLESIRREGWKPLHNLSLLISNYEEVGHGAAWIPGGINEMIAVDMGAMGDDLSCKETDVSICAKDSSGPYDYAMTSKLIELANGLAISFAVDIYPQYGSDASAALRGGNNIRAALIGPGVHASHSMERTHKQAVLNTAKLLAAYVGAH, encoded by the coding sequence TTGCTTAACATTCAGCCTAATGAAGAATATATCCTGACCCTGCTCAAAAAACTGCTCGATACCCCCAGTCCCAGCGGCTTCACCGCCCAGGTGATGACTCTTGTGGCCGAAGAAGCGGCTGCACTGAATATTCCGCTCAGCTGGAATGAGAAAGGCGGGGCGATCCTGACTGTTCCCGGACTTGATCCTTCGCGCACCATCGGGATCAGCGCTCATGTAGATACGCTGGGCGCCATGGTACGCTCCATTAAACCAAACGGCTCCCTGCGCTTGACCTCTGTCGGTGGTTTCAGCATGCAGAGTATCGAGAATGAATACTGCACGATTCATACGCGCAGCGGATTAACCTACACCGGTACAATCCTTAGCAGCCATCCTTCCGTGCATGTGTATGCCGATGCCCGCGATTTCAAACGCGTAGAAGAGAACATGGAAATCCGTATTGATGAAATGGTCTCCACCAAAGATGATGTGCTGAAGCTGGGCATTGCTGTGGGTGATTTCATTTCTTTTGACGCCCGTGCGGTATTGACGCCGAGCGGTTATGTTAAGTCCCGTCATCTCGATGACAAAGCCAGTGTAGCGGCAATCTTCGGCCTCCTGGAGAGCATCCGGCGCGAAGGCTGGAAGCCGCTCCACAACCTGTCCCTGCTGATCTCCAATTATGAAGAGGTCGGACACGGCGCGGCCTGGATTCCGGGCGGGATTAACGAGATGATCGCTGTGGATATGGGCGCTATGGGTGATGATCTGAGCTGCAAGGAGACCGATGTCTCCATCTGTGCGAAGGATTCGTCCGGACCTTATGACTATGCCATGACCAGCAAGCTGATTGAGCTGGCTAATGGACTGGCGATTTCTTTTGCGGTAGATATCTATCCGCAATATGGATCGGACGCCTCCGCTGCGCTGCGGGGCGGCAATAATATCCGCGCTGCACTGATCGGCCCGGGCGTACATGCCTCCCACTCTATGGAGCGTACACACAAGCAGGCCGTACTGAATACAGCTAAGCTATTGGCTGCTTATGTTGGGGCGCACTGA
- a CDS encoding MFS transporter, with amino-acid sequence MYAGRSGGQYSDQNWLRSFMFTLYGTSVLVVSYFPLFYSHLGFSSPQMGLLYSVGPLISILSNLFWSMMSDRLGTVRKIMALLLGGQLVTAIILARAADFSSVMLILSVFYFFYYPVFPLADTMAIKIAQRHGRNFIAIRVFGSLGYSFFALTIGYVLRALGPEYSVGICIVIVVTALLITIGLKDVKRSDSVPSPVSGETPVKPLKGGGLKEILFQKEVLWFFSCVFLLAIGYRMNEAFLTISLKGMHAGDEIIGWALLASALSEIPIFFLLSKYGDKFKELPLLAFASLMFALRFLFMSLAQEPGTVVAIQAMHSISFGIYYVTAVRYITRIIPDHLRATGMALFTVVWSSGAGLLSGTFGGLIYQDAGRIVFYMVATGFSVLAFIGFLSKHLMDVGGGADRPFRRRAKTPL; translated from the coding sequence ATGTATGCAGGACGGAGCGGCGGCCAATATAGCGATCAAAACTGGCTGCGATCCTTTATGTTTACCCTATACGGCACCAGTGTGCTGGTTGTATCTTATTTTCCTTTATTCTATTCACATTTGGGCTTCAGCAGTCCGCAGATGGGTCTGCTCTACTCTGTCGGCCCGTTAATCTCCATTCTCTCCAATCTGTTCTGGAGCATGATGAGTGACCGGCTGGGTACGGTCCGGAAGATCATGGCACTCCTGCTCGGAGGCCAGCTGGTAACCGCTATCATTCTGGCCAGAGCGGCAGACTTCTCAAGTGTTATGCTTATTTTGTCCGTTTTCTATTTCTTCTATTACCCTGTATTTCCGCTGGCAGATACCATGGCGATCAAAATTGCCCAGCGTCACGGGCGGAACTTCATCGCAATCCGTGTATTCGGTTCACTCGGGTACTCTTTCTTCGCACTAACGATCGGTTATGTGCTGAGAGCACTTGGCCCTGAGTATAGTGTAGGCATTTGTATTGTGATTGTCGTGACCGCACTGCTTATTACCATCGGGCTGAAGGACGTGAAACGCAGCGATTCAGTACCTTCACCTGTGAGCGGGGAAACTCCAGTCAAACCGCTTAAAGGCGGCGGACTCAAAGAAATCCTGTTCCAAAAGGAAGTGCTGTGGTTCTTCAGCTGCGTCTTTCTGCTCGCCATCGGTTACCGGATGAACGAAGCCTTCCTGACCATCAGCCTCAAGGGAATGCATGCCGGTGACGAGATTATCGGCTGGGCACTGCTGGCATCAGCTCTTAGTGAAATCCCGATCTTCTTCCTGCTGAGCAAATACGGCGACAAATTCAAAGAGCTGCCGCTGCTCGCCTTCGCAAGCCTGATGTTTGCCTTGCGTTTCCTGTTCATGTCGCTGGCTCAGGAACCGGGGACTGTAGTCGCAATTCAGGCTATGCACAGCATCTCATTCGGCATCTATTATGTAACTGCTGTCCGTTATATTACACGGATTATCCCCGATCATCTCCGGGCAACGGGAATGGCACTCTTCACGGTTGTATGGTCAAGCGGAGCCGGCCTGCTCAGCGGCACCTTCGGCGGCCTGATCTACCAGGATGCCGGCCGGATTGTATTCTATATGGTCGCTACCGGGTTCTCGGTTCTTGCATTCATCGGCTTCCTGTCCAAGCACCTGATGGATGTCGGCGGAGGCGCCGACCGGCCGTTCCGTAGAAGAGCTAAGACTCCGCTCTGA
- a CDS encoding tetraprenyl-beta-curcumene synthase family protein, giving the protein MNRVYKYVLPEVRASLDFWRQDAEGIPDPELRKQALASIETKQFHCEGGGIYAAGNLSMRHILIPLIVAYQTISDYLDNLCDRSTSLDPADFRLLHQSMLDAINPGAEPVNYYALRNEQNDGGYLYRLVRKCQEMTSQLPGYGAAAAEIHDLAVLYTDLQVYKHIRPELREAALKEWWEKEGHRAPHLQWNEFAAATGSTLGVFMLFLASCDPKLSTSSSASIRAAYFPHVCGLHIMLDYLIDQDEDRAGGDLNFCNYYDNTDTMLNRIASIVEWARKDVRNLPETSMHRMVIEGLLALYLSDPKVSEQREVRSVSKRLMRKSPLTRLFFFVNSRWIRKHMY; this is encoded by the coding sequence ATGAACAGGGTCTACAAGTACGTGCTGCCGGAAGTACGGGCAAGTCTCGATTTCTGGCGCCAGGATGCAGAAGGGATTCCCGATCCCGAGCTCCGCAAGCAAGCGCTTGCCAGCATTGAAACGAAGCAGTTTCATTGCGAAGGCGGCGGTATTTATGCCGCCGGCAATTTGTCGATGAGACATATACTGATTCCGCTAATTGTTGCTTATCAGACGATCAGTGATTATTTGGACAACCTATGTGACCGCAGTACTTCGCTTGACCCTGCCGATTTCCGGCTGCTGCATCAATCGATGCTTGATGCTATTAACCCCGGGGCGGAGCCGGTGAACTATTATGCGCTGCGCAACGAACAGAATGACGGCGGTTATTTGTACAGGCTGGTCCGCAAATGCCAGGAGATGACTTCCCAGCTTCCTGGTTACGGTGCTGCCGCTGCTGAGATTCATGATCTGGCCGTATTGTACACCGATCTTCAGGTCTATAAGCATATTCGTCCGGAGCTCAGGGAAGCCGCCCTGAAGGAATGGTGGGAGAAAGAAGGCCATCGTGCGCCTCATCTCCAGTGGAATGAGTTTGCCGCCGCAACCGGTTCAACTCTTGGAGTCTTTATGCTTTTTTTGGCCTCATGTGATCCTAAATTGAGCACTTCTTCATCGGCTTCCATTCGTGCTGCTTACTTTCCGCATGTGTGCGGACTGCACATTATGCTGGATTATCTGATTGACCAGGACGAAGACCGGGCCGGCGGTGACCTCAATTTCTGCAATTATTATGACAACACTGATACCATGCTGAATCGGATCGCTTCCATCGTGGAGTGGGCCCGCAAGGATGTCCGGAACCTTCCCGAGACCTCAATGCATCGTATGGTCATCGAGGGGCTCCTGGCACTTTATTTATCCGATCCAAAAGTCAGCGAACAGCGGGAGGTTCGCTCTGTATCCAAACGGCTGATGAGAAAAAGTCCGCTGACCAGACTATTCTTCTTCGTTAACAGCCGCTGGATACGCAAACACATGTATTAG
- a CDS encoding LapA family protein: MKFQWSLILGLFFALLTAVFAVMNVDTVPVNFGFDFVSIPLILVILGCALIGGVVVGSYGIFRQYKLQKQIKSLNAELTKLRDAGNAMDSLTVPGDSISPEGSAQL; the protein is encoded by the coding sequence ATGAAATTTCAATGGTCACTTATATTAGGTTTATTTTTCGCTCTGCTGACTGCAGTATTCGCAGTAATGAATGTGGATACGGTTCCCGTTAATTTCGGGTTCGACTTTGTCAGCATCCCGCTCATTCTTGTCATTCTCGGCTGTGCGCTGATCGGTGGCGTTGTTGTCGGTTCTTACGGGATTTTCCGCCAGTATAAGCTGCAGAAGCAGATTAAAAGCTTGAACGCAGAGCTTACCAAGCTCCGTGATGCAGGCAATGCCATGGATTCTTTAACCGTTCCGGGTGATTCCATCTCTCCTGAAGGATCAGCCCAGTTATAA
- a CDS encoding cold shock domain-containing protein, translating into MKGTVKWFNAEKGYGFLQVEGGEDVFVHFSAIQGDGFKTLDEGQAVEFDVTDGNRGPQAANVVKL; encoded by the coding sequence TTGAAAGGTACAGTAAAATGGTTTAACGCAGAAAAAGGTTATGGTTTCCTTCAAGTAGAAGGCGGCGAAGATGTATTCGTTCACTTCTCAGCTATTCAAGGCGACGGTTTCAAGACTTTGGATGAAGGCCAAGCGGTTGAATTCGATGTTACTGATGGTAACCGTGGTCCACAAGCAGCGAACGTAGTTAAATTATAA
- the pepF gene encoding oligoendopeptidase F produces the protein MEQLPKRSEVPAENRWKLEDMFASEEQWDAEYKEVKELITSAAGFQGKLDSPEALKKCFELDDKLSLLTERLYVYAHMRQDEDTAAPKYQALSSKAKKLGVEAGEALSFVTPEILALPNETLDQFIADPSLSDYTFTLTEMKREKAHVLSKAEEALLAQVGTLAQAPQTVFGMLNNADLKFPKVKNEEGQEVELTHGSYIQFLESPDREVRKNAFKAVYETYGKQKNTIAATLSANVNKNVFYSRVRKYPSVLEMSLYGDNIPKEVYTNLIDTIHESLPLMHRYMKLRQKLLGVDELHMYDLFAPLVDEYKLDITFEEAKKITKEGLKPLGEDYLNVLQDGYDKGWIDVYENENKRTGAYSWGAYGTHPYVLLNHNDNLNSMFTLAHEMGHALHSYYSDTTLKYRDAQYTIFLAEVASTTNEALLMDYLLNKSTDPKEKMYLLTYYADQFRTTVFRQTMFAEFEKIIHERAEEGESLTPQDLSAIYYDLNVKYYGADMVVDKDIEMEWARIPHFYNSFYVYKYATGFSAATSFAKQILEEGKPAVDRYLGFLKSGGSDYSINILTKAGVDMSSPEPIREAMSVFESVIEQMEQLTK, from the coding sequence ATGGAACAATTACCTAAGAGAAGTGAAGTGCCCGCTGAGAACCGCTGGAAGCTGGAAGATATGTTTGCTTCAGAGGAACAATGGGATGCCGAATATAAGGAAGTGAAGGAGCTAATCACTAGCGCCGCCGGCTTCCAGGGTAAGCTGGACTCTCCTGAGGCCCTCAAGAAATGCTTCGAGCTGGACGATAAGCTGTCCCTGCTGACCGAACGCCTCTATGTCTATGCGCATATGCGCCAGGATGAAGATACGGCTGCCCCTAAGTACCAGGCTCTCTCCTCAAAAGCTAAAAAGCTTGGCGTTGAAGCCGGTGAAGCTCTATCTTTTGTCACACCGGAAATTCTCGCCCTGCCTAACGAAACACTGGACCAGTTCATTGCTGATCCTTCACTCTCTGACTATACCTTCACCTTAACGGAAATGAAGCGGGAGAAAGCACATGTTCTCTCCAAAGCGGAAGAAGCACTGCTCGCTCAGGTTGGCACTCTTGCCCAGGCACCTCAGACTGTATTCGGCATGCTGAACAATGCGGATCTGAAGTTCCCGAAGGTCAAGAATGAAGAAGGCCAGGAAGTCGAGCTCACCCACGGAAGCTACATTCAGTTCCTGGAAAGCCCGGACCGCGAAGTGCGCAAGAATGCGTTCAAGGCAGTCTACGAGACTTACGGCAAGCAGAAGAATACTATCGCCGCTACACTTAGTGCGAATGTCAATAAGAATGTATTTTACTCGCGTGTCCGCAAATATCCTTCAGTGCTGGAAATGTCCCTCTACGGCGACAATATTCCCAAAGAAGTCTACACTAATCTGATCGACACCATCCATGAGAGCCTGCCGTTGATGCACCGTTATATGAAGCTGCGCCAGAAGCTGCTTGGGGTAGATGAGCTACATATGTATGACCTGTTCGCTCCGCTGGTGGACGAATATAAGCTGGATATTACTTTTGAAGAAGCCAAGAAGATCACGAAAGAAGGCCTTAAGCCGCTGGGCGAGGACTACTTAAATGTGCTGCAGGACGGATACGATAAAGGCTGGATCGATGTTTACGAGAATGAGAACAAACGCACCGGCGCCTACAGCTGGGGAGCTTACGGCACCCATCCTTACGTGCTGCTGAACCATAACGACAATCTCAACAGTATGTTCACGCTGGCGCACGAGATGGGCCATGCCCTCCACTCCTACTATTCGGACACAACGCTGAAATACCGGGATGCCCAGTACACCATTTTCCTGGCAGAGGTTGCTTCAACCACTAACGAAGCCCTGCTGATGGATTATCTGCTGAACAAGTCGACGGATCCGAAGGAAAAAATGTACCTGCTCACCTATTATGCAGACCAGTTCCGCACTACCGTGTTCCGGCAAACGATGTTCGCCGAATTCGAGAAGATCATTCATGAGCGTGCTGAAGAAGGCGAATCACTGACTCCGCAAGATCTCTCAGCCATCTACTATGACCTCAATGTGAAGTATTACGGCGCGGATATGGTAGTCGATAAGGATATCGAGATGGAATGGGCACGGATTCCGCATTTCTACAACAGCTTCTATGTCTATAAGTATGCTACGGGCTTCTCGGCGGCGACCAGCTTCGCCAAACAGATTCTGGAGGAAGGCAAACCGGCGGTCGACCGTTACCTCGGCTTCCTGAAGAGCGGCGGCAGTGATTATTCGATCAATATCCTGACCAAGGCCGGCGTTGACATGTCCTCTCCTGAACCGATCCGTGAAGCAATGAGCGTCTTCGAGAGCGTGATCGAACAGATGGAGCAGTTGACCAAGTAA
- a CDS encoding SAM-dependent methyltransferase produces MDHKNSSIEYKGDFYEDIGDFIKDNYLNYGFTKGTVQEVDFLIERMNLQPDTRILDIGCGPGRHSLELARRGIQTVGVDISAEFIKYANGAALSEGLNAEFLAADARELAFIQEFDGAICLCEGAFGLAGSEENHRKVLRGVHQALRSGSLFILTVINALNVARNVNDDSLFDAYTCTKADKEVILSPEGEAKEVSIYTTAFTFRELKMLLESEGFEVEAAYGCSAGHFGVNPLKVDSMEIMMVSRRK; encoded by the coding sequence ATGGACCATAAAAATTCCAGCATTGAATATAAAGGCGATTTCTACGAAGATATCGGAGATTTCATTAAGGACAATTACTTGAATTATGGCTTTACCAAGGGAACAGTACAGGAAGTTGACTTCTTGATTGAACGGATGAATCTACAACCGGATACACGTATTCTGGATATCGGCTGTGGTCCGGGCCGGCATAGCCTGGAGCTTGCCCGTCGCGGAATTCAAACAGTCGGTGTTGATATTTCAGCAGAATTTATCAAATATGCGAATGGGGCAGCCTTGAGCGAAGGGCTAAATGCAGAATTTCTGGCTGCGGATGCCCGCGAACTGGCCTTCATCCAGGAATTTGACGGAGCGATCTGCCTCTGTGAAGGTGCATTTGGTTTAGCCGGCAGTGAGGAGAATCACCGGAAGGTTCTAAGAGGGGTACATCAAGCCCTGCGGTCCGGATCTTTGTTTATTCTCACTGTTATTAATGCTCTTAACGTAGCTCGTAATGTTAATGATGACTCGCTATTCGATGCTTATACCTGCACCAAAGCCGATAAAGAAGTGATTCTTAGTCCAGAGGGCGAAGCTAAAGAGGTATCTATATATACCACCGCTTTTACTTTCAGGGAATTAAAGATGCTTCTGGAAAGTGAAGGATTTGAGGTGGAGGCAGCTTATGGCTGTAGCGCTGGGCATTTTGGGGTCAATCCGCTAAAGGTCGATAGCATGGAAATCATGATGGTCTCACGCCGTAAATAA
- the pfkA gene encoding 6-phosphofructokinase, whose amino-acid sequence MANVKKIAVLTSGGDSQGMNAAVRAVVRSAIYFGIEVFGIQRGYQGLLNRDIFPMDLRSVGDIIQRGGTILQSARCLEFLKPEGQQRGADILNEMGIDGLVVIGGDGSYKGANKLSKLGINTMALPGTIDNDISFTDYTIGFDTAVGVVVDAINKLRDTMSSHERSSIVEVMGRHCGDIALHAGLASGAETILVPEMPYDLNEVADRMKDNFARGKRHSIVIVAEGVGKGEDVAQALKDRHASLDARVTVLGHIQRGGTPTPGDRNLASRLGDFAVRKLIEGESDKACGIIKGELTLTDIDTVVNTKKDFDTDLYELASRLSQ is encoded by the coding sequence ATGGCAAACGTAAAAAAAATCGCAGTATTAACCAGTGGAGGAGATTCACAGGGCATGAACGCCGCTGTACGTGCGGTTGTCCGCAGTGCGATCTACTTCGGGATTGAAGTGTTCGGCATTCAGCGCGGGTATCAGGGTCTGCTTAACCGTGACATTTTCCCGATGGATCTGCGCAGTGTGGGTGACATTATCCAGCGCGGAGGTACCATTCTGCAATCTGCACGCTGTCTGGAGTTCCTGAAACCTGAAGGCCAGCAGAGAGGTGCTGACATTCTGAATGAAATGGGCATTGACGGTCTGGTAGTAATCGGCGGCGACGGTTCTTACAAAGGAGCTAACAAACTTAGCAAGCTGGGTATTAACACCATGGCTCTGCCGGGTACCATCGATAATGATATTTCCTTCACAGATTACACGATTGGCTTCGATACAGCCGTAGGCGTTGTTGTAGATGCGATTAACAAACTGCGTGACACCATGTCTTCCCATGAGCGTTCTTCGATCGTGGAAGTTATGGGCCGCCATTGCGGAGACATCGCGCTGCATGCAGGTCTTGCTTCCGGTGCGGAAACCATTCTTGTACCTGAAATGCCTTATGACCTGAATGAAGTTGCTGACCGGATGAAGGACAATTTTGCCCGCGGCAAACGTCACAGTATTGTGATTGTTGCTGAAGGCGTAGGCAAAGGTGAAGATGTGGCACAAGCGCTCAAAGACCGCCATGCTTCTCTGGATGCCCGCGTAACTGTTCTGGGACATATCCAGCGCGGCGGCACACCTACTCCAGGAGACCGTAACCTGGCCAGCCGTCTGGGCGACTTCGCAGTCCGTAAGCTGATTGAAGGCGAATCAGACAAAGCATGCGGAATTATCAAGGGTGAACTGACTCTTACTGATATCGATACCGTAGTAAACACGAAGAAAGATTTCGACACGGATCTGTACGAATTGGCTTCCCGTTTGTCCCAATAG